Proteins from a genomic interval of Rhodothermales bacterium:
- the rpsO gene encoding 30S ribosomal protein S15 yields the protein MTKEGKLELVGSFGKSETDTGSAEVQIAIFSERIKALTEHLQRHPKDHSTRRGLLKLVGKRRRLLNYLMDRDISRYRTIIEQLGIRK from the coding sequence ATAACGAAAGAAGGAAAATTGGAGCTTGTCGGCTCCTTTGGCAAAAGCGAAACGGACACCGGTTCGGCGGAGGTCCAGATTGCCATCTTTTCCGAGCGGATCAAGGCTCTTACAGAGCATCTTCAGCGCCATCCCAAAGATCACTCGACACGCCGCGGCTTACTTAAGCTCGTCGGTAAGAGGCGTCGGTTGCTCAACTACCTGATGGATAGAGACATATCCAGGTACCGAACGATTATTGAGCAGCTTGGAATACGAAAGTAG